The following proteins are encoded in a genomic region of Glycine max cultivar Williams 82 chromosome 18, Glycine_max_v4.0, whole genome shotgun sequence:
- the LOC100779691 gene encoding trafficking protein particle complex subunit 12 has translation MDSESSNSDSQPHPLSNPIDDACHDMSSLEELANRGAWRSIIDKVSRARALSLLHKPHDHLTYLAFNALSFTKLRRFNEASAELDSLEDLDSSHYRYETYPKIYPNRIGSMVPFSLRWLHALIPIKLGQRQQGMDRFYILLDFVRGKIKEKEKLSNLGVSLNLWRKREVFVVNCIIGNHLSQKEFGVCLSLMKELLSRDCSDPLLVSQLGYMQLQIGDLEGAKVSFLKVEELGKSNGSLSEVEFRNLVNRNKALVYLVGKDYVSAVREYEECIERDSADVVAVNNKALCLMYLRDLSDSIKVLESALERVPTVALNETLVVNLCSMYELAYVNHSDIKRTLSNWIARVAPDDFDASCTRT, from the coding sequence TCCGATTCTCAACCGCACCCTCTCTCGAACCCAATCGACGACGCGTGCCACGACATGAGCTCCCTGGAAGAGCTCGCGAACCGCGGCGCGTGGCGTTCCATCATTGACAAGGTCTCACGCGCCCGCGCCCTCTCTCTCCTCCACAAGCCCCACGACCACCTCACCTACCTTGCCTTCAACGCCCTCTCCTTCACCAAACTGCGTCGTTTCAACGAAGCCTCTGCGGAACTCGATTCCCTCGAAGACCTCGACAGCTCCCACTACCGCTACGAAACCTACCCCAAAATCTACCCCAATCGGATCGGATCCATGGTCCCCTTCTCCCTCCGGTGGCTCCACGCCCTAATCCCCATCAAATTAGGGCAACGTCAGCAAGGCATGGACCGATTCTACATTCTTCTCGATTTCGTGCGCGGGAAGATTAAGGAAAAGGAGAAACTGAGCAACCTCGGCGTCTCCCTTAATCTGTGGAGAAAAAGAGAGGTTTTTGTGGTGAATTGCATCATAGGGAACCATTTAAGTCAGAAAGAGTTTGGGGTGTGCTTGAGCTTGATGAAGGAGCTTCTCTCTCGCGATTGTTCTGACCCTTTGCTGGTTTCCCAGCTTGGGTACATGCAGTTGCAGATTGGGGACTTGGAGGGTGCGAAAGTTTCGTTCTTGAAGGTGGAGGAGTTGGGGAAGAGTAATGGGTCGTTGAGCGAGGTTGAGTTTAGGAACCTTGTGAATAGGAACAAGGCGTTGGTGTATTTGGTTGGGAAGGATTATGTGTCGGCGGTGAGGGAGTACGAGGAGTGCATTGAGAGGGACAGTGCGGATGTTGTGGCGGTGAACAACAAGGCTCTGTGTTTGATGTATCTGAGGGACTTGTCGGATTCTATTAAGGTGTTGGAGAGTGCGCTTGAGAGAGTTCCCACTGTGGCTCTCAATGAGACTCTTGTTGTCAATTTGTGTAGTATGTATGAGTTGGCGTATGTTAATCACTCTGATATTAAGAGAACGCTTAGTAATTGGATTGCTCGTGTTGCACCTGATGATTTTGATGCATCTTGTACTCGTACATGA
- the N-70 gene encoding early nodulin-70: protein MCWSSSNSEVVASNKTTLEEVLDIENNMAHQWVLNAPEPPSMLRQVVDNVKETLLPHPNPNTFSYLRNQPFSKRAFALLQNLFPILASLQNYNAQKLKCDLMAGLTLAIFAIPQCMGNATLARLSPEYGLYTGIVPPLIYAMLASSREIVIGPGSVDSLLLSSMIQTLKVPIHDSSTYIQLVFTVTFFAGIFQVAFGLFRFGFLVEYLSQATIVGFLAAAAVGIGLQQLKGLFGIDNFNNKTDLFSVVKSLWTSFKNQSAWHPYNLIIGFSFLCFILFTRFLGKRNKKLMWLSHVAPLLSVIGSSAIAYKINFNELQVKDYKVAVLGPIKGGSLNPSSLHQLTFDSQVVGHLIRIGLTIAIISLTGSIAVGRSFASLKGHSIDPNREVVSLGIMNIVGSLTSCYIASGSLSRTAVNYNAGSETMVSIIVMALTVLMSLKFLTGLLYFTPKAILAAIILSAVPGLIDLNKAREIWKVDKMDFLACTGAFLGVLFASVEIGLAIGIAISFAKIIITSIQPAIAVIGRLPGTAAFGDVEQYPMAVNIPGVLIVSLKSSWLCFANANLVEERIERWVNNAKAKDGKGGENTFIHVIIDASSLTNIDTVGIASLVELNKNLISSGVKLAIANPRWHVIHKLRLANFVSKIGGRVFLSVGEAVDACVGTKMVAV, encoded by the exons ATGTGTTGGAGCTCTAGTAACTCAGAGGTGGTTGCTTCAAACAAAACCACGTTAGAAGAGGTTTTGGACATTGAGAACAACATGGCTCATCAGTGGGTGCTCAATGCTCCAGAGCCACCTTCCATGCTGCGTCAGGTGGTGGACAACGTCAAGGAAACCCTCTTACCGCATCCAAATCCAAACACATTCTCTTATCTCAGGAACCAACCCTTTTCCAAACGTGCCTTTGCCTTGTTGCAAAATTTGTTTCCCATTCTTGCTTCACTCCAAAACTACAATGCCCAAAAGCTCAAGTGCGATTTAATGGCCGGTCTAACCCTTGCAATCTTCGCTATTCCCCAG TGTATGGGAAATGCGACTTTGGCGCGGCTAAGTCCTGAATATGGCCTAT ATACAGGAATTGTCCCACCTCTTATTTATGCCATGCTGGCGAGTTCAAGGGAGATAGTGATCGGACCTGGATCCGTGGATTCACTGCTACTTTCCTCAATGATTCAAACATTGAAAGTTCCTATTCATGATTCTAGTACTTACATCCAACTTGTTTTCACTGTGACTTTTTTTGCGGGCATTTTTCAAGTTGCTTTCGGGCTCTTTAG GTTTGGTTTTCTGGTGGAATATCTTTCACAAGCCACGATCGTGGGGTTCTTGGCAGCAGCTGCCGTGGGCATTGGACTACAACAACTGAAAGGATTATTTGGGATCgataattttaacaataaaactgATTTGTTTTCCGTGGTGAAATCTCTTTGGACATCGTTCAAAAACCAA TCAGCATGGCATCCCTACAATTTAATTATTGGATTCTCATTTCTCTGTTTCATCCTATTTACCAGATTCCTG GGGAAAAGGAACAAGAAACTGATGTGGTTGTCACACGTTGCTCCTCTCCTTTCTGTTATTGGATCATCTGCTATTGCATACAAAATAAACTTTAATGAGCTTCAAGTGAAGGACTACAAAGTTGCAGTCTTGGGACCAATTAAAGGAGGCAGCTTGAATCCAAGTTCACTCCATCAGTTAACATTTGATAGCCAAGTTGTGGGTCATTTGATCAGAATAGGGTTGACGATTGCTATTATTTCACTCACG GGATCCATTGCTGTTGGCCGATCATTTGCATCTCTAAAAGGACACAGTATTGATCCCAATAGAGAAGTGGTATCATTGGGCATAATGAACATTGTTGGATCCTTAACTTCTTGCTATATTGCATCAG GGTCTTTGTCACGTACTGCTGTGAACTATAATGCTGGATCTGAAACCATGGTCTCCATCATAGTGATGGCACTTACGGTGCTCATGTCACTTAAATTTTTGACGGGGCTTTTATATTTCACTCCGAAAGCAATCCTTGCAGCAATAATTCTCTCGGCCGTACCAGGACTGATTGACCTTAACAAAGCACGTGAAATTTGGAAGGTTGATAAAATGGATTTCCTTGCTTGCACTGGAGCCTTTTTGGGAGTCTTGTTTGCATCTGTGGAAATAGGCCTTGCAATTGgg ATCGCGATATCATTTGCGAAGATAATTATAACCTCTATTCAACCTGCTATAGCGGTTATTGGAAGGCTTCCAGGAACGGCTGCATTCGGCGATGTTGAACAATATCCAATGGCTGTCAACATTCCTGGGGTTTTGATAGTCTCTTTAAAATCTTCTTGGCTTTGTTTTGCAAATGCAAATCTTGTAGAGGAAAG GATTGAGAGATGGGTGAACAATGCAAAAGCTAAGGATGGCAAAGGAGGAGAAAACACCTTCATACACGTCATTATTGATGCCTCAA GTCTTACAAATATTGACACTGTGGGAATTGCTTCTCTGGTGGAGCTCAACAAAAATTTGATTTCCAGTGGAGtaaag TTAGCTATCGCTAACCCTAGGTGGCATGTAATTCACAAGCTAAGATTAGCTAACTTCGTGAGCAAAATTGGAGGAAGGGTTTTCCTTTCTGTAGGAGAAGCAGTAGATGCATGTGTTGGCACTAAAATGGTTGCTGTATAA
- the LOC100817831 gene encoding sulfate transporter 2.1 has translation MASSAMETCKSEDLHMQVDIEKNAKDIRSQWVLNAPEPPSPWRVVADSVSKTISHYKHKLSSLIDQPCTTLLLSVLQVVFPILAWGRNYTATKFRKDLLAGLTIASLCIPQSIGYATLAHLDPQYGLYTSVVPPLIYAVMGTSREIAIGPVAVVSLLLSSMMEKLVDPATDPVGYTKLILLATLFAGIFQTSFGLLRLGFLVDFLSHAAIVGFVAGAAIVIGLQQLKGLLGITHFTTKTDIVSVMKAVWEAVHNPWNPRNFILGCSFLVFILTTRCLGKRKKKLFWLASISPLVSVVVSTLIVFITRADKNGVKIVKHVKGGLNPSSIHQLDFNNPYIGEVAKIGLVVAVVALTESIAVGRSFASIKGYQLDGNKEMMSIGLTNIIGSFTSCYVATGSFSRTAVNYAAGCETLVSNIVMAITVLISLQFLTKLLYYTPTAILASVILSALPGLIDLSEAYKIWKVDKIDFLACAGAFFGVLFASVEIGLLVAVVISFSKIILISIRPGTETLGKLPGTDLFCDVYQYPMAVKVPGVMIIRVKSALLCFANANFVRERIIKWVTEEESEDDKGNSRSTIQLLILDTSNLVNIDTAGITALEELHKSLSSHGKQLAIANPRWQVIHKLKVSNFVGKIRGRVFLTVEEAVGCKSRC, from the exons ATGGCTTCTTCAGCTATGGAAACCTGCAAATCAGAGGATTTGCACATGCAGGTTGACATTGAGAAGAACGCGAAGGACATAAGGTCTCAGTGGGTGCTTAACGCTCCTGAGCCCCCAAGTCCATGGCGTGTGGTTGCAGATTCTGTGAGCAAAACTATCTCCCACTATAAACATAAACTTTCCTCTCTCATAGATCAACCCTGCACCACACTCCTCCTTTCAGTTCTGCAGGTGGTTTTTCCAATTCTTGCTTGGGGCAGAAACTACACTGCTACTAAGTTCAGGAAAGATCTTCTTGCAGGTCTCACTATTGCTAGTCTTTGTATTCCCCAG AGCATTGGGTATGCCACCTTGGCACATCTTGATCCTCAATATGGCCTTT atacaAGTGTGGTACCACCACTTATCTATGCTGTAATGGGAACCTCGAGGGAGATAGCAATTGGTCCAGTGGCAGTGGTTTCTCTTCTGTTATCCTCAATGATGGAGAAATTAGTAGACCCTGCTACTGATCCAGTGGGTTATACAAAGCTGATTTTGCTTGCTACTCTCTTTGCTGGTATCTTTCAGACTTCCTTCGGACTCCTCAG gCTTGGGTTCCTTGTGGATTTCCTATCCCATGCTGCAATAGTTGGATTTGTGGCAGGAGCAGCCATTGTGATTGGGCTTCAACAGTTAAAGGGACTCTTAGGAATTACCCATTTTACGACCAAGACCGACATAGTCTCTGTCATGAAAGCTGTTTGGGAAGCAGTTCATAATCCA TGGAACCCTCGAAATTTTATCCTGGGATGCTCGTTCTTGGTCTTCATCCTAACGACGAGATGTTTG ggtaaaaggaagaagaaactaTTCTGGTTGGCATCAATCTCTCCTCTTGTATCTGTTGTTGTGTCAACTCTAATTGTGTTTATCACAAGAGCTGATAAAAATGGAGTTAAAATTGTGAAACATGTCAAAGGGGGGTTGAATCCAAGCTCCATCCATCAGTTAGACTTCAACAACCCCTACATTGGAGAAGTGGCCAAAATTGGACTAGTGGTTGCTGTCGTTGCCCTTACT GAATCTATTGCTGTTGGGCGATCGTTTGCATCCATCAAAGGATACCAACTTGATGGAAACAAGGAGATGATGTCAATAGGTTTGACAAACATCATAGGATCTTTCACCTCCTGCTACGTTGCAACTG GTTCATTCTCCCGTACTGCTGTTAATTATGCGGCTGGGTGTGAAACTTTGGTGTCAAACATTGTGATGGCCATCACGGTGTTGATATCACTGCAGTTTTTGACAAAGCTATTGTATTATACTCCAACAGCTATTCTTGCTTCTGTGATTCTCTCTGCCCTACCAGGACTCATTGACCTCAGTGAAGCTTACAAAATTTGGAAGGTTGATAAGATAGACTTTCTTGCATGCGCTGGAGCATTCTTTGGAGTACTGTTTGCTTCTGTGGAGATTGGTCTACTTGTTGCG GTGGTAATATCTTTTTCAAAGATCATTCTCATTTCAATTCGACCAGGGACAGAAACTCTAGGAAAACTTCCGGGAACTGATTTGTTCTGCGATGTCTATCAGTATCCTATGGCAGTTAAGGTTCCCGGGGTTATGATAATACGAGTCAAGTCTGCGTTGCTTTGCTTTGCAAATGCCAATTTCGTTAGAGAAAG gATCATTAAATGGGTCACTGAGGAAGAATCAGAAGATGACAAGGGAAATTCAAGAAGCACCATTCAACTTCTAATTCTTGACACCTCCA ATTTGGTGAACATTGACACCGCTGGAATCACTGCTCTAGAGGAACTGCATAAAAGTTTGTCTTCACATGGAAAACAG TTAGCCATTGCGAACCCTAGGTGGCAAGTGATACACAAGCTAAAGGTGTCCAACTTTGTCGGCAAAATCCGAGGCAGAGTCTTTCTGACTGTTGAAGAAGCTGTTGGCTGCAAGAGCCGCTGCTAA
- the LOC100775423 gene encoding FCS-like zinc-finger domain-containing protein, which yields MRKKIEEEQDMLLGKRPRAPIMKRTTSMSGGLAVETKTTNEEVVVMSDSQHDEVAANNKLVDPHVVVAMGTPNNNEFVPDHTKHVSEAKGSYVYADRLMGINMSMPLSPTTSNNHRHTHIHNHTTNTNNIHTTSHFLRTCGLCNCHLAPGRDIYMYRGDAAFCSLECREKQMKQDQRKEKWKAGSNKEHHRASPPGATAKASCN from the exons ATGAGGAAGAAGATCGAAGAAGAACAAGATATGTTGCTTGGAAAACGTCCTCGGGCACCGATTATGAAAAGAACTACAAGCATGAGTGGTGGTTTGGCCGTGGAAACCAAAACAACCAACGAGGAAGTAGTAGTCATGTCTGATTCGCAACATGATGAGGTGGCCGCTAACAACAAACTCGTCGATCCACATGTTGTTGTTGCCATGGGAACACCAAATAATAATGAATTCGTGCCTGACCACACCAAACATGTTTCTGAGGCCAAAGGATCATATGTATATGCTGATCGTTTGATGGGCATCAACATGAGCATGCCCCTTTCTCCCACAACCTCAAATAATCATCGTCACACTCACATCCACAACCATACAACAAACACTAACAACATACACACTACTTCTCACTTTCTTCGGACTTGTGGCCTCTGCAACTGTCATTTGGCACCTGGTCGAGACATCTATATGTATAG GGGTGATGCAGCATTTTGCAGTTTGGAGTGTAGGGAGAAGCAGATGAAGCAGGACCAGAGAAAAGAGAAGTGGAAGGCGGGGTCTAACAAGGAGCACCACCGTGCATCACCACCCGGCGCCACCGCGAAGGCTTCTTGTAATTGA